The genome window TGAATGATTCCTTTTAAACAAATTTGGTGTATTTTCACATTAGTAATATtacatcaattattatttacaaaaatattggttttttttttcatttgtatTTCTTCGTATAGCACGTGATTTTTCCtagtatataaaaataaatacattacCTTTCTTGCAATACCCGACATGAACGAACCTCAAGCTGGGGCGAGTGTTGTGAGCCACATTTGCGAAGCCTAAAGTCAATTTCTTGGAAGGCGTGTGGTGAAATTTCGATCCCGACTCATTTTCTGCTTATTTACGAACAATATCTACCCTGTAATGAGCTATTTGAAAGAAGTAATTGAAAGCATAAGCACGATCTTCTCCAGTCTAGGCAATTCACAGCAAAACGCTAGCAATAAAACCGATCGTCCCATGGACGGAGAGGGCGCTGTTTCGAATGGAAACGAACGGGCCGCGTACAAGCTGAAGGGGTTTTTCGATTTGGCCAAGGAGGAGATCGCCAAGGCCGTTCGAGCTGAAGAGTGGGGTTTACCTGACGACGCCGTGTTGCATTACCATAATGCTCAGAAAATACTAAGTGAAGCTATTTCAACGCCAGTTCCTTCTTACATATCGTCCAGGTAATAAAGTGATCGTTTTTAATTGTGCCTAATGCCAATACTAGATGAATTTGCACGATTTTTGGGTCTCTGTATTTGTATGTAGTCCGTTTAGTTGTCATATCGATGATCAGGTCTACGGTTGATTACAATAATTTAGAACAATTAAATCTCTTGAAATTGACAGATGTTTACCGTAAATGAACATGTCGAATTTTAATATAATGCGTGAAGTATGGGTATCATTCTTACATAGCGCCTAGGCGCCGCTAATCGGATTCTACGGTGTCAACATAATAAATCACATATTAGAACTTCAACAcaataacatcaaatttaaaatgcGTTCAAAATATTCCCTGTATAATCTATTGGGTCatctcaataaaataaaaaagaattcaGATTTCTTCCAAGGAGATTGAGATAACAATAAAACCAGAAGAAgttacttaataaaatggtacCAGAATCAGTGATGAAAATTCTTCAAATTTCTTTCATGTACTTGAGGCAGCAAAGGCAGATATATCAAAAAATGCAAGAATCCGAAACAAAAAAGAGGTAAAAGAAAGACGTCGCTGCTGCTCCACAAGACGAGAGATGTAAATATTTCTCATAAGGCTTCTCGATTTCTTTGGTGCTGCGTTAGATTTAGGACAACTTCttttcaacttttaattttttaattgggctttaaaatattaaaactcttaacaaatttttcgaaacaaataaGGCCTATTTAAGGGTGTCCAGGCCCGCCTAGACCAGCCCAGGCCCGCCCAGGAGCGCCCAGGAGCACCTAGACGCGCCCAGGAGCACCCAAGCGCCTAGGCTGACCGCCTAGCATCTTATCGGTGCGGTAGGGCGCATTTTAGAACACTGTATATATCAGGTGTAACATCCTTTTTATGTGGCAGTAATTGATGTTCTGAAGTTCATTGGTATtggaatttgccaatttgacATGACTTGATAGTGTTCTGGGTCAACCTGTAGAATGACATTCTCTGCTTTTGAAGATGCTTGGGGATAATGTCATATCCTGGACTCCTTGTCAGATGATTTGAATACTTCATTGTTGATTCTTTAACATGTCGGTAGTTTTGGATGTATCATGGACAATGCGGTGCATGTTGGCCTTTTGCTGTcaatttcttaaattttcaaCAGTGAACTGGAGAAGGTTAAATCTTATCGTCAAAAGGTGTCAAAATGGCAGGGCCAAGTAGCAGAGCGATTACGAACTTTATCTCGGAGAACAGGTCTGTCCCCTCTTTTATCTTTTTTTCCCAAAAGAACTTTTACCATGGattttaaagaaatgtgattaaAGAGAAGCACACAGTCTTTTTCTTTGTTAATTCTCCTCTTTTTCCTCTCACTTATATCAGGTGGATCATCAGAAAACAAGGTATGGACTGCTCTATGTAAAGTGTAAGTTTAGTCTTTGTTTGGTTATTGTTATGCCCTTCAAGCTCTTAAATTTGGAACATCTTTTGTTGAAGTCACTTGTTATAGCTTATGGTCATTATAGTTGACTTTTGTATTCCAATAATCTTCCTAGAGTAGGAAACCGTGAAACTTTGGATCAATTGTGTGAATTCGACCATGTAGTAGTAGTTTTCTCTCTTTGTGGGGTGTTTTGCGGATTTCTCATCCGCTTTTTTGTAACTTTTTCTATTATTCTgataaaattgttgttttcaatcaaaaataaatttgagtaAATTCGACGTGCAAATAAGATTAAGCTATGAAGAGGTGATTTATATAaccattttctgaaaaatgttaacaaaaataataagcaATCATCCAAGCACGTGACTTAATTGCTTTCTTATTTCTGACCGATATTTTCTTAGGGTACCTTGCCTAAAGCCCAAGCTGTGGCAATCACTTCTACTAGTTCACATCTTGAAGGCAGTTCTGCTGTTAGGAGTCACAGTGGTAAGGTAACAACTTCAAGACCTGTCCAGGAATCTGGCAATGGCTATGATGATAAGCTTGTGGAAATGATTAATTCGGTGATTGTTGAGCAAGGGCCATCAGTTAAATGGGAAGATATTGGTTAGCTGGTCATTACTTCCTTGTTATATAATCGTTTATTTGAATGGACAAAattgtgttatttttatttatgatacTCTGCTGCAGCTGGGCTTCAAATGGCAAAACAAGCACTATTGGAAATGGTTATTCTACCAACTAAAAGAAGAGATCTATTTACTGGACTTCGGAAACCTGCCAAGGGTAATATATGGGAAATGAACTTCCTTTCCCATTTGTACGACTATAGAAGTTTGATGAAAAGGTGAAAGACTCCGTTATTTTGACAGGTTTGCTTCTCTTTGGACCACCTGGAACTGGGAAGACCTTGCTTGCCAAAGCAGTTGCTTCAGAGTCAGAAGCGACATTTTTCAATGTTTCTGCTTCCTCCCTTACATCGAAGTGGGTATGTGTACTGCACCTGCCATTCCTGCCCCACTCTGTGTCTTCTCTGCAGACTATCGTAGAGGTGGATGTATCCTCTTGACCTCTCACAGTTGAAATTATTGCATATTTGCTTGAAATGTCAGGTGGGAGAAGGTGAAAAGCTTGTTCGAACACTTTTTTTGGTTGCCATATCCAGACAGCCATCAGTGATTTTTATTGACGAGGTATTGTACCACGGTGAAAGAATTGTCAAATTCTCAGCATATTTACTCACTTTCGGCTCCAACCTTTGCACTGAATTTACAATTGTATATGTTactgtttattaaaaaaagagaGTAAACCCCTGAGAAAAAAGGTAGGAAATGTCATAGGTAAAATTTAAGTTATATAATGATCTAAACAGATAAGTGCTAGTAGTTTGTCTAGTAGTCAAGTGTCACCTTCATTTAAAAGAAACAAActaaaaatgaaacaaattgtTGTAGCATGAATACTTCCTAATATTCTCTTTCTTAATAATATTTGATGGTGGTATTCTTCCACCATTTTTGTTTAGCAGCCACTGATATGTTCTTTACACAACACTGGCACACCTTCTGTGATACAGATAGATAGTATCATGTCAAGTAGGACCGCTAATGAGAATGAAGCGAGTAGAAGATTGAAGTCagagtttttaattcagttcgaCGGAGTGACATCAAGTTCTGATGATTTAGTTACTGTCATTGGTAAGAtttattttcaacacaatcACTAGATCATCTAGAAGTGTTTGTGCTCAATTAGGAAAGAAAATTACATATCAGACTAGCTGCTTactgttttctttgaaggatTTGGGATAAGCTCTAGTATAACGTTGGAAGTCCAAAATATTCACAAAATAAACAACTCTTATACCCACTTTCTTATATTAAGGAAATCAACTATTGTAGGAAAAGTAAATACTAAGGTATGCTAGTTAAATCGCCAAATTATGAAATCCGGACATGGGCTTCAATTTCTCACAAAATTCTAGCACTGAAACTATGCAGTTTGTGTTATATAGGCTGAAATTGGTGTTCAAATTATGCAAAAGTTCTGATATAGATAATGTATCATAGAACAAAACAGATATTGGGAATGAGTATTTGTTGAATTTCCAAATCAATAATAAGCTGATGAATTCACAATCTCTCTGAAACAAGGcagattataaattaaattgcaTTGCATTTCTTTTCTAGAAGACATTCTTTATCATTGCAGGTGCAACCAATAAACCCCAAGAGttggatgacgcagttcttagaAGACTGGTTAGTATGTTGCCATGggcatatatataaaaactctGACTCTAGTTATGTATTCAAGCTGTAATGCAGCATTTTCTCGGGccaaaattttcagaaatattATTCTATTAGCTTCCTGTAATTCTGAAAGGATCGGGcacatttgaaattcaaataggCCATATACTTGTATTTTGGGCCCTTAATCTGAGGCTAACTAAACTTCCAGGAGGCTTGTGAACAAACTTGGATTTCCTGTCGATCCCCTCTCTGATGTGGACATCAATTGATTGTTGTTTTATCAAtgtatttattgttttaaagcatCTGAGAAGGATATGGAACGTTTTATTCCa of Primulina huaijiensis isolate GDHJ02 unplaced genomic scaffold, ASM1229523v2 scaffold43337, whole genome shotgun sequence contains these proteins:
- the LOC140970085 gene encoding uncharacterized protein, with product MSYLKEVIESISTIFSSLGNSQQNASNKTDRPMDGEGAVSNGNERAAYKLKGFFDLAKEEIAKAVRAEEWGLPDDAVLHYHNAQKILSEAISTPVPSYISSSELEKVKSYRQKVSKWQGQVAERLRTLSRRTGGSSENKGTLPKAQAVAITSTSSHLEGSSAVRSHSGKVTTSRPVQESGNGYDDKLVEMINSVIVEQGPSVKWEDIAGLQMAKQALLEMVILPTKRRDLFTGLRKPAKGLLLFGPPGTGKTLLAKAVASESEATFFNVSASSLTSKWVGEGEKLVRTLFLVAISRQPSVIFIDEIDSIMSSRTANENEASRRLKSEFLIQFDGVTSSSDDLVTVIGATNKPQELDDAVLRRLVKRIYI